The following proteins are co-located in the Lasioglossum baleicum unplaced genomic scaffold, iyLasBale1 scaffold1910, whole genome shotgun sequence genome:
- the LOC143221108 gene encoding LOW QUALITY PROTEIN: uncharacterized protein LOC143221108 (The sequence of the model RefSeq protein was modified relative to this genomic sequence to represent the inferred CDS: inserted 8 bases in 8 codons; deleted 6 bases in 5 codons): MWLPFMLLALMASGSACPDLCECHQSAVDGELPAFVRVKCRGRAPGLSELPIKTGSLAVDGADEYEVIGFLDELEASESLNDFGVIGTLNEFNGNDTLDELDFGNSTVLPYLHELSVTNCSLVFLNVSWHGLERVRALNLSCNNLTRLNDVIVGRVMNMSELTRFDLXDNSLTDVSAGAFRTLAGLVRLSLRRNAISNVHEDGFRGLDRLEFLDLSDNRLADLPDSALTPLYSLQKLDLSGNQLQVLGARWFESLDRLRELDVSRNGLARAASGTLQPLPGLSILKLAENPLKERDVSLLLGTGRRLETVDASRTGLARVPAALTRSVRALRLAGNKLTTIRGGDLDSYPLLRILDISENRLTDIEDDALGRLEXLEELDISGNVLLKFPGSLPXSLTNLKLQRNAITALKMEDLQGLYNLKSLMLNDNDINEIEVGALGQLPVLEQLDLSDNPIKTLPANTLSGXSNLAKLRMSGLTSLERTQEEQSDMAFPVPTPERLVYLDVSRSPVLARQLLADDAALSACKSLIELNLXRTNVTSLRFDLPYMLPQLRIMHLSXNHWDCTEDLYWVGEWLRQHEQLNKDVRPGQCDTPEELSGSSLYELPSPPSPLPTTQPTTTPIASTLSILSSVERTSYFNNLAVSSNVPTDVDASKATVSPVNESITIDDTTPATRSDSSHRIDSFRNLAENSXNNDTRPGPTIPDEETRSRDAVASFRNAATSSPGAKKERKSEEKVNEIDETSAEIKNSIIDVAGLSYRGTTESKPSVIRTEEDSDPGTFDNRIDGKRQKSRGPSKLSVSPSKITSFKLSKLGPLKEEAGGKKTAEKYSKRLNNLTKENLVLGNTPDSNTIAEELNSRATDSDARVSEALSAGAHPGMLVLAGAALGAAAALTVVLSRRATVRRXDRYHRHENIEVHTLTPTTELW; this comes from the exons ATGTGGCTTCCGTTCATGCTGCTCGCCTTGATGGCGAGCGGTTCCGCGTGTCCGGATCTATGCGAGTGTCATCAGAGTGCCGTCGACGGGGAGCTGCCGGCTTTCGTACGCGTCAAGTGTCGTGGTCGTGCGCCAGGTTTGTCCGAATTGCCGATTAAAACGGGCAGTTTGGCAGTGGACGGCGCGGACGAGTACGAAGTGATCGGTTTCCTCGACGAACTGGAGGCGAGCGAATCGCTGAACGATTTCGGGGTGATCGGTACGTTGAACGAGTTCAACGGGAACGATACGCTGGACGAGTTGGACTTTGGCAACTCGACCGTTCTGCCCTACCTCCACGAGTTGTCCGTGACGAACTGTTCGTTGGTGTTCTTGAACGTGTCGTGGCACGGCTTGGAACGCGTGAGAGCGTTGAACCTGTCATGCAACAATCTG ACACGATTGAACGACGTGATAGTAGGCCGTGTGATGAATATGAGCGAGCTGACGCGTTTCGACT TCGATAACTCGCTGACAGACGTGAGTGCCGGGGCTTTTAGGACGCTTGCGGGATTGGTGAGGTTGAGTTTGCGTAGGAACGCGATATCCAATGTGCACGAGGACGGGTTCCGCGGATTGGACCGGTTGGAGTTTCTCGATTTGTCGGACAACAGGCTGGCGGATTTGCCGGATAGCGCGTTGACACCGCTCTATTCG TTGCAAAAGTTGGATCTCAGTGGGAATCAGCTGCAAGTTCTGGGTGCCAGGTGGTTCGAGAGTCTCGATAGACTGAGGGAGCTAGACGTTTCGAGGAACGGTTTAGCG CGGGCGGCTTCCGGAACTTTGCAGCCGCTTCCGGGATTATCGATACTAAAACTCGCGGAGAATCCGCTGAAAGAAAGAGACGTCTCGTTGCTCCTCGGCACCGGCAGACGTCTGGAGACCGTGGACGCGTCTCGTACCGGTTTGGCTAGGGTCCCGGCGGCGCTAACGAGATCGGTCAGAGCGCTCAGACTAGCCGGCAATAAGTTGACGACCATCCGCGGCGGAGACTTGGACAGTTACCCTCTTCTACGGATACTGGACATTTCGGAGAATCGATTGACAGACATCGAGGACGACGCTCTCGGTCGTCTGG GTCTCGAGGAATTGGACATCTCTGGCAACGTTCTCCTCAAGTTCCCGGGAAGCCTGC ACAGCCTGACGAACCTGAAGCTTCAACGAAACGCGATAACCGCTCTGAAAATGGAGGACCTGCAGGGCCTGTACAATCTAAAGTCGTTGATGCTGAACGACAACGATATCAACGAGATCGAGGTGGGAGCCCTCGGTCAATTACCGGTCCTGGAACAGCTCGATCTGTCGGATAATCCCATTAAAACGTTGCCGGCTAATACTCTAAGTG CAAGTAACCTCGCCAAGCTCCGTATGTCAGGATTAACCTCGCTGGAACGAACGCAGGAAGAACAAAGCGACATGGCATTCCCGGTACCTACGCCCGAAAGACTCGTTTACCTCGACGTATCGAGGAGTCCGGTCCTGGCCAGGCAGCTCTTAGCCGATGACGCCGCGCTGTCTGCCTGCAAGAGCCTGATCGAATTGAACC TCCGTACCAACGTTACCAGTCTTAgattcgatctgccgtacatgCTGCCGCAACTGCGTATCATGCACCTCA GAAATCACTGGGATTGCACGGAGGATCTTTATTGGGTGGGCGAATGG TTACGGCAGCACGAGCAACTAAATAAAGACGTTCGACCGGGTCAATGCGATACCCCTGAGGAATTGTCAGGATCCTCCCTCTACGAATTGCCATCGCCACCGAGTCCTCTTCCCACCACCCAGCCAACCACGACACCCATCGCCTCCACCCTATCGATTCTATCG TCCGTCGAACGTACGTCTTATTTTAATAACCTCGCCGTGTCTTCCAACGTTCCAACCGACGTCGACGCGTCCAAAGCAACCGTCAGCCCTGTCAACGAATCTATTACCATCGACGACACGACGCCGGCGACGCGCAGCGACTCGAGCCATCGGATCGACAGCTTCCGCAACCTCGCCGAGAACT AGAACAACGACACCAGACCAGGCCCGACGATTCCCGACGAGGAAACTCGGTCTCGCGACGCGGTCGCGTCCTTCAGGAACGCGGCGACATCGTCACCGGGGGCGAAGAAGGAGCGAAAGTCGGAGGAGAAAGTTAACGAGATCGATGAGACCTCGGCGGAGattaaaaattcaattataGACGTCGCCGGGTTGTCGTATCGGGGAACGACCGAGAGCAAACCGTCGGTTATTAGGACGGAGGAGGATTCGGATCCAGGAACTTTTGATAATCGTATAGACGGTAAGAGGCAGAAGAGCAGGGGACCGAGCAAACTTAGCGTATCGCCGAGCAAGATCACCTCCTTCAAGCTATCGAAACTTGGCCCGCTGAAGGAGGAAGCCGGCGGAAAGAAGACGGCCGAGAAGTACTCGAAGAGGCTGAACAATCTGACAAAAGAGAACTTGGTACTAGGGAATACTCCTGATTCGAATACGATAGCGGAGGAATTGAATAGTCGAGCGACTGATTCCGACGCCAGAGTCTCCGAGGCTTTATCCGCTGGTGCTCATCCAGGGATGCTGGTGCTAGCCGGCGCGGCCCTTGGCGCCGCAGCTGCGCTCACCGTAGTATTGTCGCGACGAGCCACCGTGCGCC AGGATAGGTATCATCGTCACGAAAACATCGAAGTGCACACGCTCACCCCGACCACCGAACTTTGGTGA